In Ahaetulla prasina isolate Xishuangbanna chromosome 6, ASM2864084v1, whole genome shotgun sequence, a single window of DNA contains:
- the NCL gene encoding nucleolin isoform X4: protein MVKLAKNVKNQPKQKKMTTLPPKEIDDSEEEDSSEEESSEEEMLAPKKAATPAKAATPNKKAATPAKKTVATPAKKAAAPPAKKTPVPAKGAKNGKNAKKEESEEEEDDDDEDEEDDEDEEDDSEEDESEEEPAVPVKKRGAQPPQKKPTVAPANLKQMDEEEEDEEDSEEEDSEDEPMEITPAKGKKAVPAKPTPAKAAAAKEDSEEEEEDSEEDEEEEEGDEEEDEEDDDDDEDALPGKRKKELAKQKGAPDAKKKKTEEASAFSLFMSNLNASKNFEELKAAIRDFFAKKDLQVQEVRIGNSKKFGYVDFSSEAELDKALKLNGKKLMGLETKLEKAKSKESLWENKKEREARTIFVKNLAYSVTQDELHAAFEEAVEVRLVSKDGNSKGIAYIEFKNEADAEKALEKQGMEIDGRPIVLDYVGEKSQQDSRKPGKGAPSGGESKTLVVNNLSYDATEESLQEVFEKASAIRIPQNNQGRPKGYAFVDFATTEDAKEAMNSCNNTEIEGRTIRLEFSNSGGQSRNTNIKGGFSQQSKTLFVKGLSEDTTEETLRESFDSCIGARIVTDRDTGSSKGFGFVDFSSTEDAKAAKEAMEDGEIDGNKVTLDFAKPKGATPRGGGGGGGFGRGSRGGRGGRGGFGGRGGGRGFGGRGGGGFRGGRGGGGDHKPQGKKIKFDD from the exons ATGGTGAAGCTCGCTAAG AATGTTAAAAATCAGcctaaacaaaagaaaatgacTACCCTTCCCCCAAAGGAAATTGATGACAGTGAGGAAGAAGATTCGTCAGAAGAAGAGAGCAGTGAGGAAGAG ATGCTTGCTCCTAAGAAGGCCGCCACCCCAGCAAAAGCAGCTACCCCCAACAAAAAGGCCGCCACTCCTGCGAAGAAGACGGTAGCTACTCCGGCCAAGAAAGCCGCTGCTCCTCCTGCAAAGAAGACACCGGTCCCTGCCAAAGgagcaaaaaatggaaagaatgcaaagaaggaagaaagtgaggaggaagaggatgatgatgatgaagacgaggaggatgatgaggatgaggaaGATGATAGTGAGGAAG ATGAATCTGAGGAGGAACCTGCTGTGCCGGTGAAGAAACGGGGCGCCCAACCACCTCAGAAGAAGCCTACTGTAGCTCCTGCTAATCTGAAGCAAATggacgaggaggaagaggatgaggaggatAGCGAAGAGGAAG ACTCCGAAGACGAGCCCATGGAAATCACTCCAGCAAAGGGAAAGAAAGCCGTGCCAGCAAAACCAACCCCTGCCAAGGCAGCCGCGGCAAAGGAGGAttctgaggaagaagaggaagactctgaagaagatgaggaggaggaggaaggagatgaagaggaggatgaagaggatgatgatgatgacgaag ATGCTCTTCCTGGAAAACGAAAGAAGGAATTGGCCAAGCAAAAAGGTGCCCCAGAtgccaagaagaagaagacggaAG AGGCTTCTGCCTTCTCTCTCTTTATGAGTAATCTCAACGCAAGCAAGAACTTCGAAGAACTCAAGGCTGCCATCCGAGATTTCTTTGCCAAAAAGGATCTTCAAGTCCAAGAAGTCAGAATTGGCAATTCAAA GAAGTTTGGCTATGTAGATTTCTCCTCTGAAGCTGAACTGGATAAAGCACTCAAATTAAATGGGAAAAAACTGATGGGCCTGGAAACGAAACTAGAAAAAGCGAAGAGTAAAGAGAGTCTTTGGGAGAATAAAAAAG AGAGAGAAGCAAGGACCATTTTTGTGAAGAACCTTGCTTACAGTGTCACCCAGGATGAACTGCATGCCGCATTTGAGGAGGCCGTCGAGGTCAGGCTGGTCTCCAAGGATGGGAATAGCAAAGG GATTGCCTACATTGAATTTAAAAACGAGgccgatgcagagaaagctttggaGAAGCAGGGGATGGAGATAGACGGCCGTCCCATTGTCCTTGACTACGTAGGCGAAAAGAGCCAGCAGGATAGCAGGAAACCCGGCAAGGGAGCCCCGTCAG GGGGAGAATCCAAGACGCTGGTGGTGAACAATCTCTCTTACGATGCGACCGAAGAAAGCCTCCAAGAGGTCTTTGAGAAAGCGTCGGCCATCAGGATTCCCCAGAACAACCAGGGAAGACCCAAAGG GTATGCCTTCGTCGACTTTGCCACAACTGAGGACGCAAAGGAAGCCATGAACTCTTGTAACAACACAGAGATCGAAGGCCGCACAATCAGACTAGAATTCAGCAACTCGGGCGGACAGAGCAGAAATACAAACATTAAAGGAGGCTTTAGTC AGCAAAGCAAAACCCTGTTTGTCAAAGGGCTGTCAGAGGACACCACCGAAGAGACATTAAGAGAGTCGTTCGATAGCTGCATCGGGGCAAGAATAGTGACTGACAGGGACACCGGCTCTTCCAAAGG atttggctttgtggacttcagctccacaGAAGATGCCAAAGCAGCCAAGGAAGCCATGGAGGACGGAGAGATTGATGGAAACAAAGTGACCCTCGATTTTGCCAAGCCCAAGGGGGCCACTCCCCGTGGGGGAGGCGGTGGCGGAGGCTTCGGCCGGGGCAGCAGAGGCGGACGCGGCGGCAGAGGTGGATTTGGGGGCCGGGGAGGAGGCCGAGGGTTCGGAG GCAGAGGAGGTGGCGGCTTCAGGGGAGGCCGAGGAGGTGGCGGTGACCACAAACCACAaggaaagaagatcaagtttgacGACTGA
- the NCL gene encoding nucleolin isoform X1 — MVKLAKNVKNQPKQKKMTTLPPKEIDDSEEEDSSEEESSEEEMLAPKKAATPAKAATPNKKAATPAKKTVATPAKKAAAPPAKKTPVPAKGAKNGKNAKKEESEEEEDDDDEDEEDDEDEEDDSEEDESEEEPAVPVKKRGAQPPQKKPTVAPANLKQMDEEEEDEEDSEEEDSEDEPMEITPAKGKKAVPAKPTPAKAAAAKEDSEEEEEDSEEDEEEEEGDEEEDEEDDDDDEDALPGKRKKELAKQKGAPDAKKKKTEGEEASAFSLFMSNLNASKNFEELKAAIRDFFAKKDLQVQEVRIGNSKKFGYVDFSSEAELDKALKLNGKKLMGLETKLEKAKSKESLWENKKEREARTIFVKNLAYSVTQDELHAAFEEAVEVRLVSKDGNSKGIAYIEFKNEADAEKALEKQGMEIDGRPIVLDYVGEKSQQDSRKPGKGAPSGPLSMGSAGFCTGGESKTLVVNNLSYDATEESLQEVFEKASAIRIPQNNQGRPKGYAFVDFATTEDAKEAMNSCNNTEIEGRTIRLEFSNSGGQSRNTNIKGGFSQQSKTLFVKGLSEDTTEETLRESFDSCIGARIVTDRDTGSSKGFGFVDFSSTEDAKAAKEAMEDGEIDGNKVTLDFAKPKGATPRGGGGGGGFGRGSRGGRGGRGGFGGRGGGRGFGGRGGGGFRGGRGGGGDHKPQGKKIKFDD, encoded by the exons ATGGTGAAGCTCGCTAAG AATGTTAAAAATCAGcctaaacaaaagaaaatgacTACCCTTCCCCCAAAGGAAATTGATGACAGTGAGGAAGAAGATTCGTCAGAAGAAGAGAGCAGTGAGGAAGAG ATGCTTGCTCCTAAGAAGGCCGCCACCCCAGCAAAAGCAGCTACCCCCAACAAAAAGGCCGCCACTCCTGCGAAGAAGACGGTAGCTACTCCGGCCAAGAAAGCCGCTGCTCCTCCTGCAAAGAAGACACCGGTCCCTGCCAAAGgagcaaaaaatggaaagaatgcaaagaaggaagaaagtgaggaggaagaggatgatgatgatgaagacgaggaggatgatgaggatgaggaaGATGATAGTGAGGAAG ATGAATCTGAGGAGGAACCTGCTGTGCCGGTGAAGAAACGGGGCGCCCAACCACCTCAGAAGAAGCCTACTGTAGCTCCTGCTAATCTGAAGCAAATggacgaggaggaagaggatgaggaggatAGCGAAGAGGAAG ACTCCGAAGACGAGCCCATGGAAATCACTCCAGCAAAGGGAAAGAAAGCCGTGCCAGCAAAACCAACCCCTGCCAAGGCAGCCGCGGCAAAGGAGGAttctgaggaagaagaggaagactctgaagaagatgaggaggaggaggaaggagatgaagaggaggatgaagaggatgatgatgatgacgaag ATGCTCTTCCTGGAAAACGAAAGAAGGAATTGGCCAAGCAAAAAGGTGCCCCAGAtgccaagaagaagaagacggaAGGTGAAG AGGCTTCTGCCTTCTCTCTCTTTATGAGTAATCTCAACGCAAGCAAGAACTTCGAAGAACTCAAGGCTGCCATCCGAGATTTCTTTGCCAAAAAGGATCTTCAAGTCCAAGAAGTCAGAATTGGCAATTCAAA GAAGTTTGGCTATGTAGATTTCTCCTCTGAAGCTGAACTGGATAAAGCACTCAAATTAAATGGGAAAAAACTGATGGGCCTGGAAACGAAACTAGAAAAAGCGAAGAGTAAAGAGAGTCTTTGGGAGAATAAAAAAG AGAGAGAAGCAAGGACCATTTTTGTGAAGAACCTTGCTTACAGTGTCACCCAGGATGAACTGCATGCCGCATTTGAGGAGGCCGTCGAGGTCAGGCTGGTCTCCAAGGATGGGAATAGCAAAGG GATTGCCTACATTGAATTTAAAAACGAGgccgatgcagagaaagctttggaGAAGCAGGGGATGGAGATAGACGGCCGTCCCATTGTCCTTGACTACGTAGGCGAAAAGAGCCAGCAGGATAGCAGGAAACCCGGCAAGGGAGCCCCGTCAG GGCCCCTCTCAATGGGAAGTGCGGGTTTTTGCACAGGGGGAGAATCCAAGACGCTGGTGGTGAACAATCTCTCTTACGATGCGACCGAAGAAAGCCTCCAAGAGGTCTTTGAGAAAGCGTCGGCCATCAGGATTCCCCAGAACAACCAGGGAAGACCCAAAGG GTATGCCTTCGTCGACTTTGCCACAACTGAGGACGCAAAGGAAGCCATGAACTCTTGTAACAACACAGAGATCGAAGGCCGCACAATCAGACTAGAATTCAGCAACTCGGGCGGACAGAGCAGAAATACAAACATTAAAGGAGGCTTTAGTC AGCAAAGCAAAACCCTGTTTGTCAAAGGGCTGTCAGAGGACACCACCGAAGAGACATTAAGAGAGTCGTTCGATAGCTGCATCGGGGCAAGAATAGTGACTGACAGGGACACCGGCTCTTCCAAAGG atttggctttgtggacttcagctccacaGAAGATGCCAAAGCAGCCAAGGAAGCCATGGAGGACGGAGAGATTGATGGAAACAAAGTGACCCTCGATTTTGCCAAGCCCAAGGGGGCCACTCCCCGTGGGGGAGGCGGTGGCGGAGGCTTCGGCCGGGGCAGCAGAGGCGGACGCGGCGGCAGAGGTGGATTTGGGGGCCGGGGAGGAGGCCGAGGGTTCGGAG GCAGAGGAGGTGGCGGCTTCAGGGGAGGCCGAGGAGGTGGCGGTGACCACAAACCACAaggaaagaagatcaagtttgacGACTGA
- the NCL gene encoding nucleolin isoform X2, with the protein MVKLAKNVKNQPKQKKMTTLPPKEIDDSEEEDSSEEESSEEEMLAPKKAATPAKAATPNKKAATPAKKTVATPAKKAAAPPAKKTPVPAKGAKNGKNAKKEESEEEEDDDDEDEEDDEDEEDDSEEDESEEEPAVPVKKRGAQPPQKKPTVAPANLKQMDEEEEDEEDSEEEDSEDEPMEITPAKGKKAVPAKPTPAKAAAAKEDSEEEEEDSEEDEEEEEGDEEEDEEDDDDDEDALPGKRKKELAKQKGAPDAKKKKTEEASAFSLFMSNLNASKNFEELKAAIRDFFAKKDLQVQEVRIGNSKKFGYVDFSSEAELDKALKLNGKKLMGLETKLEKAKSKESLWENKKEREARTIFVKNLAYSVTQDELHAAFEEAVEVRLVSKDGNSKGIAYIEFKNEADAEKALEKQGMEIDGRPIVLDYVGEKSQQDSRKPGKGAPSGPLSMGSAGFCTGGESKTLVVNNLSYDATEESLQEVFEKASAIRIPQNNQGRPKGYAFVDFATTEDAKEAMNSCNNTEIEGRTIRLEFSNSGGQSRNTNIKGGFSQQSKTLFVKGLSEDTTEETLRESFDSCIGARIVTDRDTGSSKGFGFVDFSSTEDAKAAKEAMEDGEIDGNKVTLDFAKPKGATPRGGGGGGGFGRGSRGGRGGRGGFGGRGGGRGFGGRGGGGFRGGRGGGGDHKPQGKKIKFDD; encoded by the exons ATGGTGAAGCTCGCTAAG AATGTTAAAAATCAGcctaaacaaaagaaaatgacTACCCTTCCCCCAAAGGAAATTGATGACAGTGAGGAAGAAGATTCGTCAGAAGAAGAGAGCAGTGAGGAAGAG ATGCTTGCTCCTAAGAAGGCCGCCACCCCAGCAAAAGCAGCTACCCCCAACAAAAAGGCCGCCACTCCTGCGAAGAAGACGGTAGCTACTCCGGCCAAGAAAGCCGCTGCTCCTCCTGCAAAGAAGACACCGGTCCCTGCCAAAGgagcaaaaaatggaaagaatgcaaagaaggaagaaagtgaggaggaagaggatgatgatgatgaagacgaggaggatgatgaggatgaggaaGATGATAGTGAGGAAG ATGAATCTGAGGAGGAACCTGCTGTGCCGGTGAAGAAACGGGGCGCCCAACCACCTCAGAAGAAGCCTACTGTAGCTCCTGCTAATCTGAAGCAAATggacgaggaggaagaggatgaggaggatAGCGAAGAGGAAG ACTCCGAAGACGAGCCCATGGAAATCACTCCAGCAAAGGGAAAGAAAGCCGTGCCAGCAAAACCAACCCCTGCCAAGGCAGCCGCGGCAAAGGAGGAttctgaggaagaagaggaagactctgaagaagatgaggaggaggaggaaggagatgaagaggaggatgaagaggatgatgatgatgacgaag ATGCTCTTCCTGGAAAACGAAAGAAGGAATTGGCCAAGCAAAAAGGTGCCCCAGAtgccaagaagaagaagacggaAG AGGCTTCTGCCTTCTCTCTCTTTATGAGTAATCTCAACGCAAGCAAGAACTTCGAAGAACTCAAGGCTGCCATCCGAGATTTCTTTGCCAAAAAGGATCTTCAAGTCCAAGAAGTCAGAATTGGCAATTCAAA GAAGTTTGGCTATGTAGATTTCTCCTCTGAAGCTGAACTGGATAAAGCACTCAAATTAAATGGGAAAAAACTGATGGGCCTGGAAACGAAACTAGAAAAAGCGAAGAGTAAAGAGAGTCTTTGGGAGAATAAAAAAG AGAGAGAAGCAAGGACCATTTTTGTGAAGAACCTTGCTTACAGTGTCACCCAGGATGAACTGCATGCCGCATTTGAGGAGGCCGTCGAGGTCAGGCTGGTCTCCAAGGATGGGAATAGCAAAGG GATTGCCTACATTGAATTTAAAAACGAGgccgatgcagagaaagctttggaGAAGCAGGGGATGGAGATAGACGGCCGTCCCATTGTCCTTGACTACGTAGGCGAAAAGAGCCAGCAGGATAGCAGGAAACCCGGCAAGGGAGCCCCGTCAG GGCCCCTCTCAATGGGAAGTGCGGGTTTTTGCACAGGGGGAGAATCCAAGACGCTGGTGGTGAACAATCTCTCTTACGATGCGACCGAAGAAAGCCTCCAAGAGGTCTTTGAGAAAGCGTCGGCCATCAGGATTCCCCAGAACAACCAGGGAAGACCCAAAGG GTATGCCTTCGTCGACTTTGCCACAACTGAGGACGCAAAGGAAGCCATGAACTCTTGTAACAACACAGAGATCGAAGGCCGCACAATCAGACTAGAATTCAGCAACTCGGGCGGACAGAGCAGAAATACAAACATTAAAGGAGGCTTTAGTC AGCAAAGCAAAACCCTGTTTGTCAAAGGGCTGTCAGAGGACACCACCGAAGAGACATTAAGAGAGTCGTTCGATAGCTGCATCGGGGCAAGAATAGTGACTGACAGGGACACCGGCTCTTCCAAAGG atttggctttgtggacttcagctccacaGAAGATGCCAAAGCAGCCAAGGAAGCCATGGAGGACGGAGAGATTGATGGAAACAAAGTGACCCTCGATTTTGCCAAGCCCAAGGGGGCCACTCCCCGTGGGGGAGGCGGTGGCGGAGGCTTCGGCCGGGGCAGCAGAGGCGGACGCGGCGGCAGAGGTGGATTTGGGGGCCGGGGAGGAGGCCGAGGGTTCGGAG GCAGAGGAGGTGGCGGCTTCAGGGGAGGCCGAGGAGGTGGCGGTGACCACAAACCACAaggaaagaagatcaagtttgacGACTGA
- the NCL gene encoding nucleolin isoform X3, which produces MVKLAKNVKNQPKQKKMTTLPPKEIDDSEEEDSSEEESSEEEMLAPKKAATPAKAATPNKKAATPAKKTVATPAKKAAAPPAKKTPVPAKGAKNGKNAKKEESEEEEDDDDEDEEDDEDEEDDSEEDESEEEPAVPVKKRGAQPPQKKPTVAPANLKQMDEEEEDEEDSEEEDSEDEPMEITPAKGKKAVPAKPTPAKAAAAKEDSEEEEEDSEEDEEEEEGDEEEDEEDDDDDEDALPGKRKKELAKQKGAPDAKKKKTEGEEASAFSLFMSNLNASKNFEELKAAIRDFFAKKDLQVQEVRIGNSKKFGYVDFSSEAELDKALKLNGKKLMGLETKLEKAKSKESLWENKKEREARTIFVKNLAYSVTQDELHAAFEEAVEVRLVSKDGNSKGIAYIEFKNEADAEKALEKQGMEIDGRPIVLDYVGEKSQQDSRKPGKGAPSGGESKTLVVNNLSYDATEESLQEVFEKASAIRIPQNNQGRPKGYAFVDFATTEDAKEAMNSCNNTEIEGRTIRLEFSNSGGQSRNTNIKGGFSQQSKTLFVKGLSEDTTEETLRESFDSCIGARIVTDRDTGSSKGFGFVDFSSTEDAKAAKEAMEDGEIDGNKVTLDFAKPKGATPRGGGGGGGFGRGSRGGRGGRGGFGGRGGGRGFGGRGGGGFRGGRGGGGDHKPQGKKIKFDD; this is translated from the exons ATGGTGAAGCTCGCTAAG AATGTTAAAAATCAGcctaaacaaaagaaaatgacTACCCTTCCCCCAAAGGAAATTGATGACAGTGAGGAAGAAGATTCGTCAGAAGAAGAGAGCAGTGAGGAAGAG ATGCTTGCTCCTAAGAAGGCCGCCACCCCAGCAAAAGCAGCTACCCCCAACAAAAAGGCCGCCACTCCTGCGAAGAAGACGGTAGCTACTCCGGCCAAGAAAGCCGCTGCTCCTCCTGCAAAGAAGACACCGGTCCCTGCCAAAGgagcaaaaaatggaaagaatgcaaagaaggaagaaagtgaggaggaagaggatgatgatgatgaagacgaggaggatgatgaggatgaggaaGATGATAGTGAGGAAG ATGAATCTGAGGAGGAACCTGCTGTGCCGGTGAAGAAACGGGGCGCCCAACCACCTCAGAAGAAGCCTACTGTAGCTCCTGCTAATCTGAAGCAAATggacgaggaggaagaggatgaggaggatAGCGAAGAGGAAG ACTCCGAAGACGAGCCCATGGAAATCACTCCAGCAAAGGGAAAGAAAGCCGTGCCAGCAAAACCAACCCCTGCCAAGGCAGCCGCGGCAAAGGAGGAttctgaggaagaagaggaagactctgaagaagatgaggaggaggaggaaggagatgaagaggaggatgaagaggatgatgatgatgacgaag ATGCTCTTCCTGGAAAACGAAAGAAGGAATTGGCCAAGCAAAAAGGTGCCCCAGAtgccaagaagaagaagacggaAGGTGAAG AGGCTTCTGCCTTCTCTCTCTTTATGAGTAATCTCAACGCAAGCAAGAACTTCGAAGAACTCAAGGCTGCCATCCGAGATTTCTTTGCCAAAAAGGATCTTCAAGTCCAAGAAGTCAGAATTGGCAATTCAAA GAAGTTTGGCTATGTAGATTTCTCCTCTGAAGCTGAACTGGATAAAGCACTCAAATTAAATGGGAAAAAACTGATGGGCCTGGAAACGAAACTAGAAAAAGCGAAGAGTAAAGAGAGTCTTTGGGAGAATAAAAAAG AGAGAGAAGCAAGGACCATTTTTGTGAAGAACCTTGCTTACAGTGTCACCCAGGATGAACTGCATGCCGCATTTGAGGAGGCCGTCGAGGTCAGGCTGGTCTCCAAGGATGGGAATAGCAAAGG GATTGCCTACATTGAATTTAAAAACGAGgccgatgcagagaaagctttggaGAAGCAGGGGATGGAGATAGACGGCCGTCCCATTGTCCTTGACTACGTAGGCGAAAAGAGCCAGCAGGATAGCAGGAAACCCGGCAAGGGAGCCCCGTCAG GGGGAGAATCCAAGACGCTGGTGGTGAACAATCTCTCTTACGATGCGACCGAAGAAAGCCTCCAAGAGGTCTTTGAGAAAGCGTCGGCCATCAGGATTCCCCAGAACAACCAGGGAAGACCCAAAGG GTATGCCTTCGTCGACTTTGCCACAACTGAGGACGCAAAGGAAGCCATGAACTCTTGTAACAACACAGAGATCGAAGGCCGCACAATCAGACTAGAATTCAGCAACTCGGGCGGACAGAGCAGAAATACAAACATTAAAGGAGGCTTTAGTC AGCAAAGCAAAACCCTGTTTGTCAAAGGGCTGTCAGAGGACACCACCGAAGAGACATTAAGAGAGTCGTTCGATAGCTGCATCGGGGCAAGAATAGTGACTGACAGGGACACCGGCTCTTCCAAAGG atttggctttgtggacttcagctccacaGAAGATGCCAAAGCAGCCAAGGAAGCCATGGAGGACGGAGAGATTGATGGAAACAAAGTGACCCTCGATTTTGCCAAGCCCAAGGGGGCCACTCCCCGTGGGGGAGGCGGTGGCGGAGGCTTCGGCCGGGGCAGCAGAGGCGGACGCGGCGGCAGAGGTGGATTTGGGGGCCGGGGAGGAGGCCGAGGGTTCGGAG GCAGAGGAGGTGGCGGCTTCAGGGGAGGCCGAGGAGGTGGCGGTGACCACAAACCACAaggaaagaagatcaagtttgacGACTGA